Within the Hevea brasiliensis isolate MT/VB/25A 57/8 chromosome 2, ASM3005281v1, whole genome shotgun sequence genome, the region GAACTTCAACAACCTGGCTGAATATAAGGAATAAAGTTGTTTTTTTTTGGCAAGAGCATGTAAGGATTAACataaaaatagatataaaatcAAAGGACCATGACATCATCAAAAAAATATGAATACAAAGAGTATTTTCAAAATATGTTCCAGAATTAAATCAATCAAAATCCTAGCTCAATAAGGAAAAGAAATATAGCACCTTCAATCCAAATCAGTGGAAAAAGCAGTAATAAAAGTAAaacaaactcagaatgacctgaggtctaatgagaaacacaattttaCCTGCAAAGATGCCCACAGTTGTCAAATTTTCAATGGCCATCGTTTGATATATTAGGTACTCAGTCAAGAAGTGCCCAAAAGCATAGATGAAAGACAGAAAGGTAGCCAAATAAAGTGGCTTATTATCAAGGTTGAATGCACAAAGAAAGCAAAGAGTGCAAGTCAAAAGAGTCCAAACTCCAAATGTCCTCCCATGAATCTCAGTCACTGCATTATTGTAAGCAAAGAAGAGGAGAGAGGGGAAAGATAGAGAAGGAAAAAAGGCGAGAATCAGAATCATTGACAATTACTACAAatgaaaaagtttttttttttattaaaatgattaaaaatattatcAAGATTAAGAATTTCAACCATGGAAAGAAAAATGCATCTACTCGTCTTTCTTTTGTATTGGATTTGGCATTGTTGCTTGACattgttctgattttttttttcttttttcattttgttTTGCGCCAATACAATTTTATTTGTCAAAATTCAGCATTAAACAGAAAAATGCATCATATGGAAGAGAAATAATTAGGTTGATTTCAAAACATATTGAAAGTAAGGAAGTATAAGAAATTGTAATCACTGATGGAAGTATGACAGTTTTCTTAATTAGCCAAAAATTAAGAAAGGCATGTTGCTATGCATCTTTTTAATTATACAAAACTGCAGGCTAAGATGTTGATTTTAGCATCCTATCCGATTTGTAATTCATCATGATTATTGTTTTAGAGCCATACTTTGTATTCTCTCTCTCCTGCCAATGTGGATTTCAGTAAATTCAAAGTAGATCTATATGATGCCAAAGGCAGAGAAAAAAGGTCCAAAAAACTATAGTAGTGTGGTTAAAAAGTAATGGGGAAACATAAGGAAAGGAAGAACATTGTAATTAGCAAAGATTCAACTTGGCAAGCTGGTGCTACTGAATTTAGAAATCAATTTTCTGTTTCCTACAGTTCCAGATGACCCCTTTCTTCCTACATTTCTCAACTAAAGAGTACATTTATATTAGCAGCTTTCTGAGGGAAATACCATAACTTTCTCTTTAACAAAGTTGATCTTATTTTGTCCATCATAATCCTCCAAGAATTGAAGAAGTCTTGATCTTATGGCTAAAAAAAAGAGTGAATTCTACTAACAGTTTCTGGGTTCATGATAGAAAGGATTAAACAGTTCCCTCCATTTAATATGAACAACTTTTCCCATCATTATAGAATATCAACTGCAATTGTCAAAAATTCGTGTGAGGATGGATGCAGGATAACTGAGTTTTAACATATTCTTCAAATGCAGACTTAATTTAAAAATCAAGCAGAATGAAAATAAAGTTTTCTTGCTAAGTTACATATGAAAAAAGCATATAGGAGAGTATAAACAGTTATAAGAAGGATCATTCCACATTTTTCTTTGGTCTTCTCCTTGAATCTGAGATAGATTAGTTGTATTCAAATCCACTACTGTTCACCATTCTTGGTTTTGACACTGtcactaaaaataattaatataaattattaaatctcACAACCTTTTAAACACAACAACACTTCTCTGTTCTCTAGTCACGATTTGGTTAAGAAGGCAAATCTTCTAGCTAACACCTTAGGAAAAGCACTTTATCAATATCGAATCCATACAAATTCAAGAGAAAGACAATATGGCAAATCAGAAATCTATATTTCactcttaaaaaaataaatcagaGAAGTTCAAACATATGCCATGATCTGTTCTTGAAATTTTCGATGAAGATTATGCATAAAAATCAACTCTTGATTAAGCAATATCAAAGCACTGTATTGATCCTCTATCATTGTTTTTCTTATATGGCACTGGAAAAAGCATAAGTAACATTGGGATCTAAACTTGAGATCTCTTCCTTGTTTCTCCATGGAAAGAttttttgggaagaa harbors:
- the LOC110643637 gene encoding ergosterol biosynthetic protein 28; this translates as MKALGLWLMLVGSLRLASVWFGFFDIWALRLAVFSKTTMTEIHGRTFGVWTLLTCTLCFLCAFNLDNKPLYLATFLSFIYAFGHFLTEYLIYQTMAIENLTTVGIFAGTSIVWMLIQWNAHQKSHTKHS